A stretch of DNA from Lycium ferocissimum isolate CSIRO_LF1 chromosome 4, AGI_CSIRO_Lferr_CH_V1, whole genome shotgun sequence:
taaaagaAATGTCTTTCTGAAATTATTCTGACAAGGTTTCTATGGGTCAATGTGGGCTACATATCAATCCAATTTTTAGATGGATCTAATAAATGGGAGGGGCGCGCGCGGGGGTGGGGGGCAGGGGGATAAAGTCTTACCATGTTTGACTGTTTTAGGTCCTGAAGGAtcagttgttgttgaagcataTATCCTGAAGCAACTCTATAGTTTTCTTCAAAACATTTCTAGTGAATTTAACTTAAATCATTTAAGCACACCTTGTAGATGCTTTCAGTTTTAGTGATGAAAAAGCATTATAGAATCTTTACACACATTTCATTGTTTGATAGATCACTTGTAGGAGTTTAATGCTGATGCATTGAATTTCATGCTCAGCTTCAAATGTGAATCCGGAATCGTTGCATTACAAGATTCTTGTGGCTTTTCGAATGCTTTCTGGGATGAAGGGAACAGGGGAGTATCACCTTTTCTTGTTAAACTACTAAACTAGTaatacattatatatacttaCCGAAGTTTTCATTGTCTAGTAGTTAAGGATTCAGCTgaatgtttttatgtatttgcCAGAAACATAATTCTGCAAATTATTAAGTTAACAATCTACTGTAGTGCCTTGATTGTTGCACTTGCTGAAGTTACATACAGTGGCATTATGTCAGTATCTTTAtgtgaaaatagttttcttgaTAATGAGTCTTTGAACATGTTACAAGCTATTACAGAGGCTGGAAGGTCATTTTAGTTCTATGATTTTGACTCTTTTCTGGTTGGTGCTTTGATGGCAAGTTGTGTAGTGGAACAATATCAATTGATTAGAATTGCTGAAAGTTGTAGCACGATTTTATGAACATGAATAACAACTCTTGCAGTTGATCGTCAAAATATTACTATGATTTATTAAATTTCTACGAGGTTCTTATAATGAAACACTTTGAATGAAACACTTTGTTTATTAAAACAGTGGCGTTCGGGCCAACTTGCGCACTTTGACTATTCCACCACGTGCTTGGTACCTCGCACCAGCACAAGTATCAAATAGGTCTGGATATAATTAGATAGTAGTATATTGTCATCAGATTTTTATACTTGCATATCTGAATTGATGCCTTGATATCGAAGCCCAGTTTTCCTTGGCAGGTCAACTTGAACTcacccttcttttctttatgtGGAAGGTGTGCAAAATATCGGGGCTGCTTATACAAGTGCCTTGCACAATTTGTATTCGGATGTTCAAgattaatatatatgtatagaaagtAATTTTGACATATACACAGCATAATTTTCTAATTGTATAGTTTGATTTTTCGATGAAGGGTGTTCAATTGATCACCCCTTCCGCTATCTTgatctttttttcattttgtgaAGTCATCAAACTGATTGATAGTGTAATAACAGCctccacttttttttctctcttttgttttcttctttccaTTGAACATCTATATAGGGATATACTTACAAGATTTCTGTTACCCTCggaaaaaatatttcaagttaATTTAATGAAGAACCATTTCTGGTTAATACCataaaggaaaatgaaaatgtTAATCAACAGTTGTTGACGAAGTTTCTTATGAACTTATTGTCATTTGATCCTCTTATATTGCAAATTGATTTAAATCGAATTCCTTTTGGTTTCTATAGACATTGAATACCATATGTATTGTAGCAATTGAAAAGAGACTAATCACCATCCCACTTCACTTGTTGGTAAaatccccttcttttttttttttaagaaacaatCCATCTACTAAAGAGTTGTTTGGTCTGATGGATTGGATAAAATAATAACATTGTTTAATCTAAAAACggagaacaattaaatttatgtgCAGTGCTAAAGATATGTGGTTTAATTCAATACGAGATCAGATTACACGATAAACGAATAAGTAAAATGAAATATGCAGATCTGACCAAAGATGAATGATGACTGGCCTCGGGTACTGAAAATCAAGGTCGAACCCTTATGGCCGGGCGTTTGAACAATGAACAATAAATGGAGccttaaaaaagaagaatgaactCAGATGATTGTATTGCTTTTTCTTAGTACATGAACCTTTCTTTTTCTGTGTGAAAAGGAACCCTTTAAATGAATGgggcctcctctttatatagtattttAGATAAGGAAAGGAATCTATTGACTTTGCGGGATTGGTGCcgaaatatcctcttccgatcTTCTCTTCATGGTGGTTAACCGCCTCTTCTACAAAGCCTCGTTCCGGATCGAGCTTGATGCCTTATTCACGATAAATCGGTCGTACCCTGGCCGAGCATAACCTTAACATCGGGAAACCGAGTATGTCCAtatcctcggttttacccgtatacaaaCATGCCcagtgtaatttcacaagtaGAGTCTGGAGAGGGTACGATGTACGATAGAAAACAAATGAAGCTATAGACAGTAATAAACATTGAAGAAAAAGAACTACACGATTACTAAATACTCCCTCAcaggataaaaaaaaagagtccacttagcctttttttcttggatcaaaaaaagagttcacttagaaaatcaagaaagaattaaccttgtttttttatatttgcccctattaagtgttatatgatcaaatcccaatgcctatttaattaagagtagtttagtcaaattacctatttttgtctaggagttagtattttcttaagggtgtgcaaatggttaagtggacttttttttttttgatctggAGGGAGTACTACCAATAACGAGAAGCGGCTAGCCCCCTACCTATCCCACATGAAGTACGACAACACTCGGATACTGATTGACCTTCTACCCGAATCGTCGACCTCCATGTAATCCTAGATTTGGTTTTATTTTATATAGTGTTTGGTCGGTTTTTTTGAATCCAGCATAGCTAATTAATTGCGGTATAATTCAGATAGGCCACATGACTCACTCATGGCCGAGGCTTTGGGTGTTCGAGAAGTACTAAGCTGGCTAAAGAATTACTTTACATCAACACCTATTATTGTGGAGATTGACAGCCTTTTGGTTAAACAAGTGTTGGAGAAATCTTGCGTAACAACttttattttgatgttattattcatgttctatttctttgtcttttgtaaaaaaaaattagcgaaCCAGTGTGCCCATCTGTTAGCTCGGGCTTCGGCTTCTATATCTGATGTTATGGAGTGGATACTAGATCCCCATCTTTGATTCAAGATGTATTCAACTTTGATttgattaataattaatcagaatgtctttttcaaaaaaaaaaaaaattaattaactgCGGTATAATTCAATACAACAATTGGTAAATTATTTTATACCGTATggatgtctttttttttttttttcaaatctctcaTCAACGCTCCTTTTGTtttattaagtttaaaaaataaactcatattaaaactaaaatatattccatttttagtgcAAAGAACAAAACGTTTCGATAAAAAAAAGTATCTGCATTATAATcctacattactattcatgtatTACAATCTCCTTATAACTTGTTTCttaaccaaatgacccctaaatATTCTGTAAgttatcaaaaaagaaagatagaaaatGATCTGCTCTACTTTCATTTTATGCAACTTTGTATACATCTATGAAGTAAGATATACATGGTGTAAAACTACCCTGCAGCTCCTCCCTCTAAAACAAAtttcaaacaagaaaaaaagcaCACCAGATTTTTCATTGTACACATCAAGATCTTGCTTGATATAGTCTATAACCTCGTCGATGCACAAAAATCCTTCAAATGTTCTATTTGTGTAGGCAGTACCCCGTGTTCTCTAGCCAACCTACACGACTGCTCAGTAATTAGCTGATATGTCGAAGGCCTCTCCCAAGGAATAATTCCGAAATCATCGTTATAAAGTTCCATCCCTTCAACCAAAAACTGCCAGAAAAACGATCCTGCACCCGACCTGTTTCTTTTAGCAGACTTGTATATGAAATCAAGAACCATTTTGTAGAATCTGTCTCGTTGAGCGGGTTCAAAGTCCTCGTTCTCATTTGACAAACCGAATTCAGTGAAAATGATTGGTTTCCGGAGTTCCTTGTCACCATCTTCAATGTGAGAAAGCATCCATTTTGCtgcaaattttaatttttcttcgaAATGTTTATCGTGAAACCTACAGAATGAAAGGATATCAATCAGGAAAACTGCTCGGACACTATCACCTTTTTAGTCAGttccaaaaagaattaatttctatatttaataacaatttaactttaaacttctcattttacagAGATGAtatatagccacacaaatatctatggcttattttagatcacaaatttcaaaagtcttccttcattcttaaacttcgtgcccagccaaacaacatcacataaattgggacggaaggagtagtTAAATTGCTGCCACTGCATGAAAAAAATTTATCTTTTCCTGTTTGTTCACTTAAGGAAGTTGAGTATGATAAGAAGCTCACCAATGGTCTGGATATACATGTACAGAGGCGAAATCAATCGTCGAGAGCATGGAGTTACGGATGAAATCCGATCCAAGATCAGCAGCCCAAAATTCTGGATTGGCAGTTGATCTCTTTGGACTTCTACGACCATAGAATCCTTCTAGGCCTACCGTAAGCAGATGTTTCCTATCGATTGACTTCACAAATGTTGACATTTCTTCTATCCAGTCCTGAAAAACTCTATGACACGATTAATTCATATCCAGGAAGAGTTAAGAAAGCAAAGAGTTTCCTTTTTCACAATTAGTAAGTAAcgttaaaacaaaaaaaaggcaGAGTCTAAAATACCAATTACACAGTTACCTTCAAACTGATACTCTTTCCGTCCCATTTTATGCgacactttttcctttttggtcagtccgaaaaagaatgacacctttctatatttagtagcaatttaactttaaacttttcattttatccttaatgagatgatttatagccacacaaatatcagtggcttattttagaccataagttttaaaagtcttgctttcattcttaaactccgtgcccagttaaacaccttcacataaattgggatggagggagtataaagaAGAAATGTCCAGACAATTGCATCTGTACTCCATCCAGGGGTATATTTTTCATTCTACAACTTAACAATTGGCCTTTTAGGACTAACAATTCTACAACTTTCTTAAAATATAAAGTGACGGCCTAAATTTCAGAGAACAGAATAATGGAAAGGAGTAGCTACCCGAATGAAGGACTATTTTTCTGTTAAGTACTGTAACATCAAAATGAGATAAGAGTCTAAAACTTACTTGAAGTGTGTCACCAGAAGGATCCGTCATGCAGCGAGGCTCATTTATTAGCTCCCATGCGAAGATAGTTGGATCATCCCTGTACTCGATCCCAGTGTACACGTTTCTCCTAGTTAGCACCGTCTGGAAGTATGAAAAAAGGACGATTCAGAAGTTTACAATGAAAATGTAATTTTAGCATCAATACGAGGATGTGGCATGTGACTGCAGAAAAAACAGCAAAAATTATGTCTTAACgtgaagggaaaagggtcaaatttaccctttaaCTTTGAGAAAAGGATCAAATTTACCCTCTGTTATACTTTCAgttcaaaaatacccttaacgtTAATAAAGTGGATAAAATATGCCCCTCCTCCGTTAAGTTTGTCCAAGGTGGATGCCTAGTCCCACATGGCACTAACAGTTTAGTGACGTGGacccacgtggcatgccacctcaccaccccaAACCCATTTACCCCTCCCCTCCACTTCTTCCACCACTATCACCTCCACTCCTTCCACCATCAGTGCCGCCATGACCACCACCATGACCATTGAGGATCgttaattttctatttcaatGTTATGAATGCTTTAACGGACATTACCTTGTGAAACACACTCGAATCAAAATTAACCTCACTTTCTAAACTCAACATTTAGACCTGTAACTGATATGGGAAAAAATTGGCATATTTCACATTCGAATTACAAGATAGTATATGGATAGTCAAAGTGTGTATTTCATTATCATTACACTCAACTTTTATCTCCACCCTTTTTATTTTGTAATAACAAGACAGAAATAGGCTAGCTTGTTTTTTTCCGCCCAGTGGTTTTTGTATAACTAAGACAAGAGATGGGTTAATTAACAACTACTATAGCTCAATCTGTAACTACTTATAATTGACTATAATGAATGTGCAATATTCATTCTAATTCCAGATGGACCCATTGAATAAAAATCTCCAGAATTATATTAAACCGTCCGGTGTATGTTTACCATCTGAATCGAGACATACAGACCCTTCTCTAGCAATCGAAAAGAGAAGCATCCTCttctttaattaaatttttttttccttttcatcgTATATTCTTGATTTTCAGTCACCTCAGATATACATCTCCTGATTTCATGTTCACCCAAACTCCCAGAATGGAGGCACTAATTTAGATCATTATCATGTGATTCATTTCCATTGATACTTTCGCTTAGTATACTTGTAAGTCGACCATCATGCTAATCATTCTTGCTCCCTGTACAATTAGAACGATGCTATATTTGGTAACACAGATATAAGCGCAACACACAAGTTTCTCCTGAAGAAATTCTTTCCTAAGAAAATTACCTTgacataatttttgaaataacGACGGATTGTAGGGTCATAGAAGAATGAATCGTTGGAAGAGCTTAAAGCAACACCTTCTTTCTCTGCccactttacatactcagtctTCCCGCCGAATGCGTGCAGATTGTTAACCAAGCTAAGCATCAGCCTAATACCATTCTTTCTGGCTTCTGCAATAACATGATCCAATGCCTGCAACAAAACATATCTGCATCAAGTGAAAACTTCcagaggaagaaaaaaaagcaGATGATTCGTACACCAAATAATACCTAGTACCAGTATGCCTAATTTAAGCTATTAAAGAATCAGCCACCGATGGTTGCGTCATCATAGACTGATTACGTCACACCCCACTTCCCCGTACCCAGCATGAACGCAAGATGCTTTGTGCACTAggctgccttttttttttttttaaaggatatCAACACTAGATTATGTTAACTTCAAATTTATCTAcctgaaaaaaatttaagtcctaTAACTAAACTTCCTTTATAAAAATAGGATCAATTCAATGTGAATAAATGCAAATGATTTGTACGCCGCATAATACCTACTAGCAGTATGCCTAATTTAAAAGATTAAAGAATCAGAGATCGGTGGTTGCGTCAGTGTAGACTGACACATCACACCCCCTTGGGATGCGGCCCTTCACCAGATACCGCAAGAACGCTGGATGCACCAGGCTGCCCTTAAAGAATCAGCCAATGATGATTACGTCAGGGTAGACAACCTACGTCACAAACCCTGATGTGGTCCTTCCCCGGACCCAGCATTGATGCTTCACACACTGGactacccttttttttttccttaaacgATATCAACACTAGATTAGATAACTTCAAATTTATGCACTTGACAAAAATTTATATGTCCTATAACTAAACTTCCTTTATAATACATACAAATAGGGTACAATGCAATATATTGGTTTTGAGAAGGACTAATAATTATGGAAAGATTGCTATAAAAGGGTAACTAACAAAGTAAAAGACATAGTAATATAACATCAAATTGTACTAACAACAAGTTATCTACTTACTCTAAACACTCTTTCATCAAATCCACCAAAGTAAAAGACATAGTAATAATTATACAAATTTTACTAATAAAGTTTTACTTACTTTAAACACCCTTTCATCAAATCTACCAAAGTAAAAGATGCAGTAATAATTACAGAAAGAGTACTAACAACAAGTATTACTTACTCTAAACACTCTTTCATCAAATCTACCAAAGTAAAAGACATAGTGATAATTATAGAAATTGTACTGAACAACAAGTTATAATTACTCTAAACACTCTTTCATCAAATCTACCAAAGTAAAAGGCATAGTAATAATTATAGAAATTGTACTAATAACAAGTTTTACTTACTCTAAACACTCTTTCATCAAATCTACCAGGGGAAATCTGCAGAGCATTGTATCCACCATCATTAAAAGCCCAAGTTCTACATACAGTGAGGCCCATCTTAGCACCAGCTTGTAAAATCCCTTTAATCTTTGGCCTATTACTATAATCAACAGCATGGTCCATTAACCAGTAAGAATTCCAACCATTTATGTAAAAAGCTTTACCATCCACAAAGAACTGTGTCCCATTTCTCTCCACAAAACTTAGCTTTATGTTTTCTCTGTTGGAATTGAAACCCCACCACAAGTCTCCAAATGCCAAATAGAGAAAAGTGACAAATAGTGAAAACCCAATGACTGGATAAAACAGGCCACCATTTCTTGCTAGCTTTCTGCTCATAGGTGAAttaaccatttcaagaaatggTTAAAATAAGTACCAACTTGCTTGGAGAAGGCTCTTTGGAGATCCAACTTGAGAAAATGCTGAAACACATAAATCAAGATTGAAACTTTATGttataaatatgagaaaatgctGAAAACCATAAATCAAGATTGAAACTTTATGTTTTAAATGTGAGAAAGTGATAAACCCATAAACAAAGATTGAAACTTTACTCTCTCTATACCATATTAGTCGTCCTGTTTCGCTTTTCAAGAGTCAAGTTGACTAATCTTCGGAACTTAATTGGATTAgatcaatttaatattttaaaattataatttagctattcaaaaactacataaaaattacTACAAGTTacaattcttctcatattaatatgatgaaaaaatatatctcaaaatgttgatcaaaatttatatagtttgactttaaaaaaagaaagaaagtggactagtaatatgggacggaggaagtatgtTACAAGTATGAGCAAATTCTGGAACCATAAACCAAGATTGAAACTTTATGTTATAAATATGAGCAAAGGATGAAATACATAAACCAAGATTGAGACTTTATGTTATAACTATGCAAGTGATGAAACCCATAAACCAAGATTGAAACTTTATGcactaaatatgaaaaaattagtGTAATACAGAATACCAAGATTGAAGCTTTATGCTATAAATGTGAGAAAATGATGAAACCaataaaccaagattgaaaCTTTATTATGCTGTAAAAATGAGAAATCAAGTGTAACAATGAATACcaagattgttttttttttaaaaaaaaaaaaaaaaaaaaaaaaattgtacctGGGATCTCCTTAGCTTCCCCAATCTGTGGGACTTgtgattttttgttttcaagaaGACCCCTTGTGAGAAAAAGTGATACAAGGATTAGTTGAAGCAGAGACAACAGTCATCAATTAGGAAAATCAAAGATGCCCAACATCAAACTGCAtcacgtgtgtgtgtgtgtgtgtgtgttggggtgtccggggtgggggtgagttgggggggggggggtgttaaCTTGATTTTGTTTCAGTGATCCTGCTATGATGGGCGTTACGTACATGATTTATGGGGAGAGTGGATCAAGAATCTAGACATAATTGATTAATTTCTTTGTACTGATTTCAAAGAGATATTTTCggaaaataatttctttaaaaatgaaaaaatgatcACTTTGGTGGTGGTCGTGTTTGTTGAGCAGGAGATCTCCCAATAGGGCGGAGCACGTATGACTGACTGAACCCCTTTCAACGAAAAATTACTATTTATCcatgattaaaattattttttatgtatatataatagatgttgaactCCTTTGGCTTCTTCGTGTAATTACTTTTTCATAGGTTGAACCTTGTTAGTGAAAATTCTAGCTTTGTCACTACCTCCCAAATTAGGGGTCTTGAGTTCGATACCACCTGCatgtaggggtgggcgttcggttcttcggttcggttttctcATACTTCGATTCGGCTATTTCGATTTCGATgttttgaaagtggacaccgaaccaaactagttcggttcggttctttcggtttcgattttttgaagtttggttcggttcgattcgattttttttcaattcggtgTTTTTGATATGCACGTGAATCTACTTGAGTCACGCGTTATCTTCCACCAAGGTAGACCAACTATCAG
This window harbors:
- the LOC132053362 gene encoding mannan endo-1,4-beta-mannosidase 2-like, coding for MVNSPMSRKLARNGGLFYPVIGFSLFVTFLYLAFGDLWWGFNSNRENIKLSFVERNGTQFFVDGKAFYINGWNSYWLMDHAVDYSNRPKIKGILQAGAKMGLTVCRTWAFNDGGYNALQISPGRFDERVFRALDHVIAEARKNGIRLMLSLVNNLHAFGGKTEYVKWAEKEGVALSSSNDSFFYDPTIRRYFKNYVKTVLTRRNVYTGIEYRDDPTIFAWELINEPRCMTDPSGDTLQDWIEEMSTFVKSIDRKHLLTVGLEGFYGRRSPKRSTANPEFWAADLGSDFIRNSMLSTIDFASVHVYPDHWFHDKHFEEKLKFAAKWMLSHIEDGDKELRKPIIFTEFGLSNENEDFEPAQRDRFYKMVLDFIYKSAKRNRSGAGSFFWQFLVEGMELYNDDFGIIPWERPSTYQLITEQSCRLAREHGVLPTQIEHLKDFCASTRL